aataagagcacAGTTGAGTGGTCCAGCAAAATACACTGTTCCAAATACCGTTGTAAAAGCACCTTGAAGGCGATCAAGAACGAAAGTAGAATGGCTGGGACTGCTTTGGCTGAGACTGTATACAAATTCTACACAGGTTGTCAAATCAATCCGAGTTAACACCAACAGAAGTATCAATGTAAAGTAACAATTCCAAGATGTACATTACCGGAACGCAGGCGTCTCACCAATTCTTCTTCGCGGCAGCACCAGAAACTGGTGCTCCCCGACGATGTTTCGATCTGAGTTACTTGACCCTTTTCTTTAATCTACTTCTTATCTGCTTCATTTCGCTGGAAAAGAACACGATTAATTATCGGATTGCGTTGATAAGCGTCTCCAGACTGCATCAAAAGACCACATCGCTTTGTCTTTTCGATCGATAGACGTTACTGAATTCGATCGTCCTCCGATAATGTTCCTAGAGTAGCCGAATTTGAAAACAGAGTTAATTGAGAGTAGACTACGGAGGTTATTCAAATAAATGCTGGGTTCAGGTTGAGAGGTACTGAAATCCTTAGTCCGCGTCCTGATCGCCCCGAGAACACCAGCGATGAAGGGCTCACTTGGAGTGTGATTTCTAATTAGCAATGATCCACGCGCTTGCGGCACTCGCATGATCCAGGGGAGGCAGTACTTGCTGCTTGACAAATACCACTAGTATGTACGTGTCGCTTTATAAAATCTTCGGATTCTTGGTGCGACGGATTTCAGTTTGCACCAGAAACGCTTTCTTTGTCTAAGACACACATCTTTTCACGGAAAAGCAATTGAAGTTGGGAATAACAGTGGTAGAAAAGAGTTCGAGTAAAATAACGTCAGGAAGGAAGTCAGAGATGCGCGATATGCTGTTAGTTTGAGTTCTTGAACAGTTCGTCAAGGAAAGCACTGCGTTTGACAGCTGTTGGCAGTGTTGACAACACGCTAAAAGGGTCCCATCGGAAAGAAAAGGTCCAGTCGAACTGTCCTTTGTAAATTACTTTATAGATTAGAAGACTAATACCGTCCACCTCCCCTCCCTCCTCCCTCCTTGCCTCTGCGCAGGCATAGCCGTCTGAGGAACTGATGGTTTCAAAAACCAAGTTGGGAACCTCGGATAGCTTGACTCTACCTGTTTCAGCTCTTAATATTATcgatagaataaaaatatccaTAAGGCCCTTATATACCACAGACAGCGTTTCAAAGTCCCACATGGCTTAGTGACATAATTCGTACCTTCATCTGTCAACACTTTGAATGTGTCCGTACACCTACGAGTTTAGCGACCACTTAACGAGTGGCCTGCTTCGGTGATAGCACTAAACACCTCTaggaattttgattttgagaaaatactCTTCTAGTTGATTCGCATTTACCATTTACGCTCTCAACCAAAGCGCCCGTCCTGTCAGATAACTCTAAACGGATATTTTGTTTAAAGTTAGGTGTTACCTCACCACCTTTTACAGACTCACGGAATTGATGAAAAAACCTCAACTATACACTTTCCTCTCTCAGTACCACCCTCAGATTAGAACTGGtgcaaaaattccactttCGTATCCTTTGGAGGACTACTATTAATCCCATATTTACCAAATTTTCCCGTGAAAAAGTACGGCTGAACTATGAGGTGGAATCCTCGCCTATTCAAATCGTTTCCGCTACTCTGCACTGAAGGCCGAGTGTGTTGCATGGTACTCCTTCACTATAAAGAGAAAGAGTTATTCCTTCAAAGGCAccgcctatacggggtcgtagattgtgagaaagagggtgattccgtccacttcttcctagttgccgtaaaaaaaaccgcccgcAGGATGCGGCGcagcacaaggctagcgcgctcccatagaactcgttgtagaaaatagcgcaccggaacgctcgaagccgcatcttccgggcaatTTTTCACGgcgataaggaagaaatgggtggGATCCCACcagtttctgcaatctacgatctaGTCTTTgatcatcggaaatccatatcacgtcagattcgtgaggtgatatTATTGCGAGGCAAGTCAGCGACAAGCGATTGATGCGTAATGACGGTCATTACGGTCATTACACTTCATACTTCTTCCTGATCGACAAGCACAACACTCGAGCAACATCGTGTCTTTCCACAATGATTTTTGTCCACAGGTGACTATAGGCCGATACGATATGTGCTGCAGTTTCGAAGACACTGGAAAACATTCGACATCGCATTTGACAAATCTCTCGACCGTTAGGAATCAAGACTCTGCTCGTCATGTGAGTATAGAACCCTCTTGCAGGGTCAATACGTTTCTGTTCAGATAACATCCAGCCCTTGGCAAACCATAGTCTTTGAGACACAATTCAGCTTCTCATCGTTCCGTCCGCGCTCGTGAATTACAGAACTAGCCacttatttgcatttttaggCAGTTAGGTGGTTTATGAGTTCTCAGGTTTATGAGCATCCGCACTCGATTAGCACGGAGGTCTCTCGCGCGGTATCAATCGCTCTGAAAATCGTTTTATGGCCCACGACAACTGCGGCAGAGCTCGTTTTTTTACTCTTCTCCCCATACTGGTGGTAGTTAGCGCCTTCTGGAAGTCGGGCGAGATAACACCACGATTGTGTAATGCCAGATTGACAGATCGCATCCGCTTAGCGGTTTCCATTGAAGCAGTTTctacttgtcgatagtcaatttagcaacagccaagattgttaacaatatttattacggctaacgtttcggcgtcgtcgccttcgtcagagcctggaaagtcagatcatgatcatgatcaaaAAGAATTGACTATCGACaggttgcaatctctatgccaagattcaacgaaagtcgaactttcgcacttctagAAGACGTACCAGTTTCTACTTGGTCAAATAATTCCTCGGCACAGATTATTCTGTTCTACCCCAAGAATAGGAATAATGTCCAAATGCAAAAGCCCGTCAGCCGTACGATTTGGACTACTTTTGCCGTACTACTTGAAGCGCACATTCGTACATTGATTTCTAAATAATTCTAACTAGCCGAACACATTTTGGACTCCGCTCTCTGCTGAGAAAATATCTTGGCAGCTCGATGTTATCCATACACACAAAGTCATACACGCACAAAAATATCCAACTTCTAGGGTCCAATCAATGTGTGGTACCCTGTTCCACAAGATTGTTCCTCATCTCGACGGACTCAAGATAAGACGGGAGCAGAGCAGCAGCGGGACCAAATCTATTCGCTCGAGTTAGACAATTTTTAATCTGCAGTCGATGATTCTTCACGAAGCAGTCACTCATGTAGCCATGTTATTTTGGAAATATCCGTGAGAGTAGTTTGTGTACGTCGGAGACCACTCCCCACTGCTGAGTATTCGAGTGACATACCAGTGGACGTTAAGATCATATAAAATGCACCAGCCACGTAATCAGGTGAAGGTCGCGGGACTCCTCTGGAGGGGGTCCTCCTCTACTTTGATATTGGCAGGATTTGACTCGGTAGGAACTTTCTCTGATTCACTGATGCCCTTAGACACCAAAAAATCAGCCTGGTAGTTCCTGCGGAAAGGCGTCTCCATCAGATCCCCCAAATACCACCGAGTCCAGTAGCGTTCGAAAGCTTGTTCTTGCAAAAAACGCTCCACCAATCCCCTTCCGAAAGCTCTTTAGACCTTTTAGAGTCCTTGAGCTTCCCAAATCATCGGTTCAGCCTTTCAGCACTTAGTTGGAAGGATTTGTATTCGCCACAATAGTTTCTCAGCATTCGCAAACACTTGCAGCTCGTGCTGCCGCCGCGATACGATCTGCCCGATCCATAGCGACATTTGAGAAACCTCTGCGAGGAACAAATCACATCCATTCCTCAAGCTTTCGAATTTCTGACCGTTGCCGTTTATCGTTGATTACTGCGCAGTTGTTTTCTCTGCTGTGTGTACCGCACATCTGTATGTGCTATTCGATTTCCAGTGCCAGTTTCTGCAATTCGCAGAAGGCCACAGAATCTTGCTCCTCGCTCCTTCCCTCGTGTGCAGGCTAAGGCTCGGGCTGTGTTATCCCTAAAAAGTACAATTTCAAACCCTCGAGATATAAGCACATCTTCTGAACGCGGTTTCTGTCTAACGCATTGATCTCTTGACTGAGCTCCTCCTGGATGGCCAGCATTATTACCTGATCCCTTACCGAACGCATAGTAATTTTTCCCGTAATCCTAGAAACAGCCGTCTGTGAGTTAACGTAAGGTGCTAAATAGTTGTGAATTGAAACTTTTAATGTTATAGGCAAAAGAATTTGTTTGATATTGTCAAGCAGTAGCCATGATTGTTAACAGTCTTTTGATTTGGGCCCTTTCGGTTTTTGTTTCTGGGTGTAACATATTAGGGGATGATTACTTGTtttggatgaggcatttgggaggatatattgcactttccaggctctgacgaaggcgacaacgccgaaacgttagccctAATAAAAGACTGTTAACAACCTTGGCTACTGCTTGACAGTATCAATCAAATACTCCCAGTcattatgccaagattcaaggaaagtcgaacttttgcgCTTCTAAAAGAATTTGGGACTTTTATACATCAGCCGCTCTTTTTGCAAGCGctggaaaaattccttttctcaCCGAACACTTCCTCACTTGGGCAACATCTAACCGTTCTGATACAATATATTCGGTGTTTAATCCCGTGGGAATCATTTTCCCAACGAACCAGTTATTCTGATACACTATACCACGGGCCACGGGCTAAGTGAAAAAGCAAACCCATCCCATAATCAAAACACGACTGATCTTAAGATGACCATGTCAGGGAAAAGAACGGATCCAAAGGATGGACGATgtataaaaatgtgaaattttcctGCGGTAACTATGAAACTTCATATTGATTCCGGAGAGCTTTTTCTATGAGATATTAAATGTAGGAGCATTAATTTGAAAGATTTTGCTCAGGCTCTGTTTCTGTTCCCAGAGACTAGTACACAGAGGAGCCTCGTGTCGGAAacgtgacagaaaaaaaagaatcctctGTTTGGTTCGGTACGGAATTAGTTAGTTAGTCACTTCTTCGAAAGAAGGATTGccgatctttttttcataattcgcCTCGATTCGATCTCTTTCGTAATATCTGGACATCCTTAAAAACGCGATATCTATCAACTGGATATAAAGAGAACTCCTAAAACTTCAAGTAAACCCTATTTATCAAAAATTACATGCTGACATATCCTAGCAACACCGATTCTCAGCTAATTGCGCAACAATAATGTATGCTTCTTTACTCATATACAttgtttaaaaagtaaaataatagttACATATTCGCAATATAACTGCTATTGCGAACATTCCGGCAGCTCTTAGAAATATAATTGAAATTTGGTTGAAATACTACTTTTgagttccagaaaagaaggacATTAGCAGCGAAAAATGGTTTACCTGTGAACACTGCAAGCAATCTGCTTTTGCGCGACATCTCCGCTCCTGGGGgcggtgtggcgcagtcggtaggaggttccgcCGTGGCTACTTTCGGCATGTCGTGTTCCGTCAGCTGTACCGTAGAGGTCTGGTCGGTGGTGGCTCTCGCTCAACCGCCTGTTCAGTTCATGACATGACTCCTTGATTCATAAAAGTGACAAAATACACTTTgcacattttatttcactgtTTAGAGTGGGTGTAATAAAACAAGTAGTAAGTAGGTCAATAAATCTGACGCTTTTGATCCAGCTGATTTGTGTATTTTCAGGAGAATTTCGCTGACTGTTGGAGAGAAccaaatttcaggaaattttcgcCTTTGCGTTTAAACGTTGCAGCTTAAGGAGTGCAAGATAGGAAACTCCGGAAGAGTTGGAGTCATTCCGGATGTGAAAAAGTCGTGAGGGTAAGCGGAAAACTTTATTTGATTCTGTAGATTAAGATTAAAACTGTAGCACTGGGAGTAACAATAGCAACTAGGAAGGAACATTCTCGAAATATAAAACTAATGGGAGGAAACACGGACACTTAACACAATAGGGAGAAGAGAGAAGATGACGGaatgaaagtaaaagaaagaatgacaTGGAAAAAAGAGTAGGAAGAAGTTGAAAAGTACAGCGATACCGAGGAGCCCACAACACAACGTTTTACCGCAAACGTTTTACAATTTTatggtaataataaataaaataaatggataaatattataataataatatttatccatttattttattatacgataaataaatgataataaacaaCGTTTTGTAGCTtctaataagtaataaatttgGAACGGTCGCAACTAATGGGTGTATCCGCCTCAGTAGGCTTATTACGGGGATGGTTGATAGTTGACTCCAACTGCAGTGCACTAACTGAACCTTCTCCTGGATGCAGTAAAAGCTAAGTGACATTTGCATGCACTCCACAGCTGTTTTTTAGACCACAGATCCATAATTACATGTTGATCTGGATTCGACCCTGGGCTTAAACCAGATTCAACTCCCAGAGTTACGTTACAAGAGTTGCTTGCTCGCTGTGAATTGTAGCAGTTCACTGCTTCAGCGACTGACGTCATCAACTTTGTTAGTACAGAATGTAGCATGAACAGCTCCGGTTGACCTCTGCAAGCGATCTGTCCGCGCTTCGCTTCCGGCACGCAATCTTGACGTCAGTTGTTGTTTATTCTGTTTGTCGTGCTTTATACGGAGCTGTATCGTAACGTACTACACGTCAGCTGTTGTGTTTCTCATGCTATTTCTTcctatagaaaaaaagactaaactGAAAAAGACTCCTGTTAATTGGATCCAGTTATATTTAGTGGTTTCAAGACTATTCAGTATTTATCTGTTTACATATTTAGTGAAACACTCAGTTTGTCAGCAGTGAGTTCTGTTCGACTGTGCTCACGCATGAAGCAGAGTGTTCCCAATTTTACTTCGCTTTATAAAGTTGTATCTCCCATCGtggtattttcttttgatattcTTCTGGTATGTAAACACTCAACCTGCTCTCAAGTTTATATGTCAAAATTATATCAGTATTCTGGCAAATTCGTTCAAATCTGCGAACTTTTACTGGCTTCATCGAACAATTTTATCAGTTAAAATAGTTCTGCTTTCAGTGCTCGAGTTCTGAAGTCAGCTAGTTCTGATCTCGCTATGTGTATGCCATGCTCAACCCTGTCTTATTACattcatcttattttttcttctctgttctCCTCCTTCAACTTAGAGATACTCCCTGGAGAGTTGATACATCTGAGTGTGTCCCCACATAAGAGTTGGTTGCCCCAATGGGGCGTGAATCCGGCGTTCTCTGTTCCTTCTGTTTCAGTTCTGAACTacatgttattttttcatagaatCTTGGCCTTGTCCATCGAAATGTTTAGctcattcttcttctcaatTCTTCCCAATGAAAGGAAACGTTCGTTGTCTTTACGCAGGATCTATTATTAGCGTTTTTCGTTTGTCTGCAGCCTCCTATGCCCGCCCTCAAAGATTCACAAAACTAGAGTCACAGCACCACTTGTTGACTGCTATATGTGTTTGTAATTATGTACGTTAGTAATGGtggaaacacttttttccaagGTAGATTATTCTTGTGAGAATAGAAATCAGCTGACCCCAACAGTAAAAGGCTATGAAAATCTTAATGAATCCCCCTTGAACCGATATTCCGTATTGCACGCTTTTTGtcggaattaaaaaaaaactgccacctaagaggttttttcttgtataGTTGCCAGCAAAAGCAATTTTTCCTTAGCTTCTCAgtttttacaagaaaatagTTATTCTAACAAGAAGCTATTAATGGTGTTTATTTGTGTGGAAAAACATTCTtgaaaaaacttgaagaacaCTATCcttgaaaagatttttctccctttttcttATGATATGTATAGAAATCAAGGAATGCAAATATCGCAGTTTTTTCGCTGATGACCGCAACGTATGGCGTTTGCCATAAATGAAAGATCATTTGCACAATGGACCCTGGCTGGGTTACATGCAAAATGAccttttttctgcaatccCTCGCAT
This window of the Necator americanus strain Aroian chromosome III, whole genome shotgun sequence genome carries:
- a CDS encoding hypothetical protein (NECATOR_CHRIII.G10570.T1) codes for the protein MPKVATAEPPTDCATPPPGAEMSRKSRLLAVFTAPYVNSQTAVSRITGKITMRSVRDQVIMLAIQEELSQEINADNTARALACTRGKERGARFCGLLRIAETGTGNRIAHTDVRGFSNVAMDRADRIAAAARAASVCEC